A region of the Esox lucius isolate fEsoLuc1 chromosome 10, fEsoLuc1.pri, whole genome shotgun sequence genome:
acatctcaacatcaaGTGTTCAGGGTAGAGTccgtgaatcaggcctttattgaactgttgcaaagaaaccactactgaagaaCAAACAGAGAcctgcttgggccaagaaataTGAGAAATGGACGTTAAGCCGGTGGAAATCTTTCCTTTgctctgatgagtccaaatgtAAGAtatttggttccaaccgccgtgtatttgtgagacgcagagtgGCTGAAGGGATGATCTAAACACGGGTGCCTCTGTGTGAAgcacagaggaggaggtgtgagggTCCTTGGTGACACTGTGATTCCAAGCTGTGTGAgagctatttgaccaagaaggagagtaaAGGTGCTggatcagatgacctggcctccagaatcacccaacctcaacccaattgagatggtttatGATGAGTTGGtctgcagagtgaaggaaaatcagccaacaagtgctcagcgtATGCAGGAGCATTTCCAGTGACTACATCATGACACTGGTTGAGGGAAAGCCAAGAGTTTTCTAAGCTGTCATAAAGGCAAAGAGGGTCTACTTGGAAGACTacaagattaaatgtattttgacctgtttaatttttttgggggttactacatgattctaTACGTTTTATTTTATAGCTGATGTATTTACTATTATTCTACTGTgtggaatatttttttaaataaacagaaataccCTTGAGTGAGtaggtgtcccaacttttgactggtactgtaggtaCAGATTCAGCATGTCATGAAGACGTAGATCTGGATGAAGTAGATAGATAGTTGACATGCTGTGGATATCTGAGCCCTTAGTCTGAAGGATGCTCCGGACACGAACGATTCACCTCAAACCACTCCTCTATACACCTGAGTGAAAGAGTGGGGATAGGTTgttacagctgtgtgtgtgtgtgtctgtgtgtctctgtgtgtgtgtgtgtgtgtttacttacCCTTTGTGGTAGATACAGAGGCAGGGCAATCTACCAATGGTGTCTCCCTGCTCCATCTCATCTAGACAGATGGCACACTCCCCACTATCTTTTGCCAGAATGTCCTCTGTAGGGACACACCCCACGTCACCACAATGCTAACCGATCAGAACGCATCCTGAACTAGCAGAGTTAGTTGAGtccatgaacacagacacacgcacacaaacacacagacacttaccGTTGTAGGAGATCCGCGGCTTCGTTAGACACATGATCAAGTGAACCTCCATTTCATCTGACGCGACAAACTTACTGCAGACAGGACAGTGGAAGCCTGGAAAATATAGAGTAGGACATGGcagcacgcgcacacacacacatccacaagcCTCTTTTTCGCTGCCTCTCTCTCGCTATTTTGTTACAAACCTTGTGTGGTTGTGGCAAGACAAGGATAGAGCAACTTGGAGACTCTTTAGGGAAATACGCGAGCAACAAATTGAACAGCCCTGTCATTTTTTTCCGATGTATTTTCATACATAAAGTTGTCTATATAAAGTGTATAGTTAAGCTGAACAAAGCTAAATTACAACAGTTGGCTATGTTCTTCCTCTACCTCAAACCCGCTCAACAATCTCATGTGGAGGCATGGAGGTGTGTCGTGTGCCGAGAAACTCATCCAACTGACAGTAAAATAACAGGTATTTCTGCCACTACCACTCAAGTCTATTATTTTTACTTGGGCAATAACCATATTTTATCACTGTTTTTCCCCCCAGAGGAATGACCGACTTGGGCCATGTTATTTGTTGTCAGTAAATAGCATTTCCCTTCACACAGCAATTCCCAAGTGGGCGTCTCTCCAGAAAGTAGCGTGGGCTACCTCGGAAGGCTGCGGCTCAAgagtcatttttgtttatttatactataaaaatgtatttggctcAAGTGTTCTTCGATGCATTTCTGGGAAAATACGGTtatgtaaaaacagaaaatatggtAATGAGTGTGTATtactgtgcgtgtctgtgtatttctgtgtgtctgtatgcgcTTGCTTGCCTCGCACACTGTCAGACACATCAGAATGGAACATAAAGCCAGGAGTTTCTCctgacacagtgtgtgtgtgtgtgtgtgtgtgtgcgtgtgtgtgtgtgtgtgtgagagagagaaagacatagcAAGGAGGAAGTAAATGCTTATCTGCTGGCCTAAATGTACTCCTCTCGCCTCACACAGGGAGGGTGTGTGTTTCACAAGGAAAAAGGAGCATGTGACTGACTATGTAAGAGTCTTGTTTTGTTATCTTTTATTTTCTAATCTGCCTATTGAAAGGGAAGAGGGATTAGAACAGCAGTTTCCTTGTGGAATAAGATATCATGTCAACAGACAGAACCAGCAGATATCATGTCCAAAATACACAGATTTGACCCTAAAGCAATTGGAACTTTTACTCTAAATCCAACAATTAAACTGAAAATAGCCCTTTTCCTAGGTCCCCACAAGTCTAGTAAAACCCTATATACATGTTAGCCTACCTCCCAGTAGGTGAGGGGAAAGGTGAAGTGGTAGCGAGCCAACCATCAGCCGGtgttctctctctgcatctctgtcGGTCACCTCCAGGTCCAAATCGCTTCCAATCACCTCCAGTCTGTTCCGACGGCCCTGGGGGATATTCACCCTAGCCtggttgaacacacacacacacacaacgtgaAAACACCGTGGATGGCTGTGAGTATGCCACAGGCATACCTGACCGGAGTTTGTACCCCTTGCGGCACAAGGATGTTAGTCCTGTGAACTTGGCATTAGCTTGGGGATCTAACCCAGCTCTTCAGTTCTCCAGCAGTGTTTCACTCACACAAACCTGGTGGTAGGTGCTGGGCTGGTTCCCTCCGGTGTAGTGAATTTGGGGGCCACCTGGTCCGACTGTGTATCTGAACCCGGCGTTAGTGCTGCTTCCAGAGGGGTCGACTGGGCTAGAATACGCCCGGGTACGACTCTCGGCCACGGGGCTACTCTGCCTGACACCCATGGTGTCTCCTCCCCTGTGTAGGTGCCCCACAGGTTTTAAGTCTATTTGCTCTATGAAACAGAACAGACCTAGTATGTCCTCTTCACTCTCATTAATCCTTTCAAAAGTCCATCCAGGGACAGGTGTTTACAATTGTTCTAGGCAAAAGTTCTgataattgtaaataatatgttttaatgtgcTTATATCTGTCTTGATTCAAATAAACCATTAATAGCCTGGAAAAAATGCAGAAACTCGATGTCATACGAGAGACCGAGAGCGCATGACAGCGTCCAGTCCAGCAGTTCCGTTGACTGGCAAAACAGAGAAAccgcaaaataaataaaagttgttTGAAAAGTTAAAGTAATATCCAATACAATAACAGACTGATTCTCGACGGACAGCATTCACCGCCAACTTGCTTCATTTTCCAGTTCAAAGTTTATTGGTGCGTCGCGGCATTATTCCAATGTTCCATGCGCTATAGGTCATGGGCAGTTTGCCGCACAACAACTTCGTCACCGTTACAGTCCGACTTCTGTAACTAAATGCACTTGATGAATAATTCTCGATTAGACTTCAAATCTTACGTTAGTGGGGGAAAAAAGCGTCGCTAAGAGCTCAACCTGCTCTGCTGTGGTCTAGTCTGCTGACTGTGATTGTTGACGACAGAAACAGGGATTGCCCTAATGccctcctcctgtgtgtgtgtgtgtgtttttgtgtgtgtgtttctgtgtgtgtgtgtgtgtgtgtgtgttaggtcaaGTGACGTCAAACCCATGAATAACATCAACAGTTCCATGGACACAGATTAGGCTAGGCCTATAGCAGGTGTTTATAACAAGTCAGATAATTGTCACATGTAGGCCTGTTATAGACAAGGGAGGTTCAGGGTTAAACGCCCTTCTGTAATTCCCACAAAAC
Encoded here:
- the znrf2a gene encoding E3 ubiquitin-protein ligase znrf2 isoform X2, translating into MGVRQSSPVAESRTRAYSSPVDPSGSSTNAGFRYTVGPGGPQIHYTGGNQPSTYHQARVNIPQGRRNRLEVIGSDLDLEVTDRDAEREHRLMVGSLPLHLSPHLLGGFHCPVCSKFVASDEMEVHLIMCLTKPRISYNEDILAKDSGECAICLDEMEQGDTIGRLPCLCIYHKGCIEEWFEVNRSCPEHPSD
- the znrf2a gene encoding E3 ubiquitin-protein ligase znrf2 isoform X1 codes for the protein MGVRQSSPVAESRTRAYSSPVDPSGSSTNAGFRYTVGPGGPQIHYTGGNQPSTYHQVCARVNIPQGRRNRLEVIGSDLDLEVTDRDAEREHRLMVGSLPLHLSPHLLGGFHCPVCSKFVASDEMEVHLIMCLTKPRISYNEDILAKDSGECAICLDEMEQGDTIGRLPCLCIYHKGCIEEWFEVNRSCPEHPSD